Proteins found in one Plasmodium malariae genome assembly, chromosome: 13 genomic segment:
- the PmUG01_13065600 gene encoding Plasmodium exported protein, unknown function has product MKKNFNSIIFIKIFIFTLLFWIIRYDNNLKSCNGLLDEKYKLDRDLYLTTNRQLAHHSVNRNFNGRYNNVIDEEHISKNKQDILSQNKELKESELKREKWHKVHKSSNSSLSSRADVFCEKTIFSILHSIDKIKNNDEMNNWEKCKAINRKKIKILLIPILFLLLVSLVYSISVSKSDKIINSGNTYSYLVTIIFLGFIFAIYLSVVLGILYSCRKIKKYRTINKYT; this is encoded by the exons atgaaaaaaaatttcaattccatcatttttattaaaatcttTATCTttactcttttattttggaTTATTCGTTATGACAATAATTtg aaGAGCTGTAATGGGTTATTGGATGAGAAGTATAAGTTAGATAGAGATTTATACTTAACAACTAATCGACAGTTAGCACATCATTCAGTGAATAGAAATTTTAATGGACGATATAATAATGTGATAGATGAAGAACAtatatctaaaaataaacaagacATATTATCACAAAAcaaagaattaaaagaaagtgaattaaaaagagaaaaatggCATAAAGTGCATAAAAGTAGTAATTCTTCGTTATCTAGTAGAGCGGATGTATTTTGTGAAAAAACAATATTCAGCATATTACATTCCATtgacaaaataaagaataacgATGAAATGAACAATTGGGAAAAGTGTAAAGCCATAAATAgaaagaagataaaaatattattaattcctatcttatttttattattggtATCATTAGTATATTCAATATCAGTGTCTAAGTcagataaaataattaattcagGAAATACGTATTCTTATCTTGtcactataatttttttaggtTTTATATTCGCGATATACTTATCTGTTGTATTAGGCATTCTTTATAGctgtagaaaaattaaaaaatatagaactataaataaatatacgtaa
- the PmUG01_13065800 gene encoding Plasmodium exported protein, unknown function: MMIQSNKFFFFIKFCAFSLLIRTYQNLYKTNTYGISYIKKIDLSNSLYVRVDRLLNEERSLHPTNGSIPLKKMSQKNFKVSSDISNNNDNYEGRNRKLKGKSSKKEKDVSPSIIKTKKGLDDTYNIKMVKAFDNEFKETNNLKCEFSQKFLRRILVIIPVILFSIAALVLVMLTHNTIPKDYAIIPFSIFVPIFILTVLVTYCKLFKNMYKGNNK, encoded by the exons ATGATGATACAATCTAAcaaattctttttcttcattaaatTCTGCGCATTTTCCCTTTTAATACGGACATATCAGAATTTATATAAG acaaatacatatggaatatcatatattaagaaaattgaTCTAAGTAATTCATTATATGTAAGAGTAGACAGattattaaatgaagaaagaAGTTTACATCCCACCAATGGAAGCatacctttaaaaaaaatgtctcAAAAAAACTTTAAAGTGTCATCtgatatatcaaataataatgataactATGAAGGACGgaatagaaaattaaaaggaaaatcgtcaaaaaaggaaaaagacgTATCACCATCCATtattaaaactaaaaaagGATTAGatgatacatataatattaaaatggtAAAAGCATTTGATAATGAATTCAAAGAAACAAATAACCTTAAGTGTGAATTTTCACAAAAATTTCTAAGGCGTATTCTTGTTATTATTCCAGTTATATTGTTCAGTATTGCTGCATTGGTCTTAGTAATGCTAACACATAATACGATTCCAAAAGATTATGCCATAATACCCTTTTCAATATTTGTtccaatatttattttaacagtATTAGTTACTTACTgtaaattattcaaaaatatgtacaagggtaataataagtaa